GCTTCCACGCAAGCGGGATCTCTACCTGCCCTGGAACGCTGTACACAAAAGGTGCATTTTTCCATGACCCCCTTTTTCCGCATGCGGTTGCCTAGATAGTGTTGGTTTTTATTCACTTCATCTTCAGGTACTTCGGGTTTGCTCCAATTAAAGCGTCTACCATCATATGGGCAAGCTGCCATACAATATCTGCAACCTATGCACCAATCGTAATCTATGACCACCAAGCCATCTTCTTCACGCCATGTAGCTTCAACTGGGCATACATTAACGCAAGGGGGGTTGTCACAATGAAAACATTGGGTACCCATATAAAAATGTCCCTCCGCCGGAACTTCATGATAGTAATTGTCATCAGCTTCATTGAATTTAAATCCTTTGCCATCCTTCATTTCATGGATGCGGATATATTGCATTTGGGAATTCCTATCTTGATTGTTTTCCTCTACACATGCACTTACGCAGTTCATATAGCCTTGACACTTGGAAATGTTAAATGCATAGCCAAAAAGGACATCTTTGGAGGCATCTGTAGCTGTCATTTTAATGTTCTTCTTTTTCCGCAATTGGTACGAGCGCACCAATCGATCTACTGTGGCTTGCTTTTCTTCTTGCGTCATCAACTTATAGTTGCCTTTAAATTGTTCTTCCCAGTCGATTTGTGCTTTTTCTTTTGACTCTTCGCTTGAAGTGAAACTACAGGAAGTATGTACGGCACCCGCACCAGCAAGTAAACTTGCCGTAAGTTTCCGGAAGGCCGTCCTTCGGTCCATTTTTACATCGAAAACCTGTTGAAAACCATCTTTTTGTGTCCGTTCAACAGCAGAGGTCTCGACCATAAGTTCTTTTTCTACGGCCGCATCAAACGCTTCGGCAGTTATGGAATATTCGCTTTTTCCGGAATGGGTCTTTTGGGAACCACATCCCCCATTTGGATTATCGCATCCGCACACGTGGGCAGTGGCTTGTTTTTTGCCAAGGCCCAGATCCAATTGAAACCATTTCTTTTTTTCTTCCATAGGAAT
The sequence above is a segment of the Muricauda sp. SCSIO 64092 genome. Coding sequences within it:
- a CDS encoding 4Fe-4S dicluster domain-containing protein; the protein is MEEKKKWFQLDLGLGKKQATAHVCGCDNPNGGCGSQKTHSGKSEYSITAEAFDAAVEKELMVETSAVERTQKDGFQQVFDVKMDRRTAFRKLTASLLAGAGAVHTSCSFTSSEESKEKAQIDWEEQFKGNYKLMTQEEKQATVDRLVRSYQLRKKKNIKMTATDASKDVLFGYAFNISKCQGYMNCVSACVEENNQDRNSQMQYIRIHEMKDGKGFKFNEADDNYYHEVPAEGHFYMGTQCFHCDNPPCVNVCPVEATWREEDGLVVIDYDWCIGCRYCMAACPYDGRRFNWSKPEVPEDEVNKNQHYLGNRMRKKGVMEKCTFCVQRSRAGRDPACVEACPTGARIFGNLLDPDSTIRWVLENKQVFRLKEDLGTEPKFWYFMD